The Fodinibius saliphilus genomic interval GGCTGCAGACTTGGTAATTCCAACACTACAATGGCCGCATGCAACATATCCGAGCCGCGATCAAAAGAGATATCAGCTCCGGCGACTAATGTCGGAGTCTCTATAAGTGGCTCTATGACAATCTGTTTTTTTAATTTCTGCTGTAGCTGCTTTGCTTCTGAGGTGGAGATCGTTTTATAATATTCCAAATGGTTTGTTAAGGTCATCAGATAGAAAAAAAGTTCTTTTAAAATTCGTTTATTTAAAGTCAGCAGAAAAAGAATAATAAAAGATTACCTATGGATAATAATGAATTTCGTAAGAACGCTCATGAACTTGTTGACTGGATGGCTGACTACTTTGAAGAAGTAGAAGAATATCCGGTAAAGCCCGACGTAGAGCCCGGTGATATTCTAGCACAACTCCCGAATTCGGCACCACAAGCAGGCGAATCCTTCGAAGCGATGTTTGCTGACTTTAAAAATATTATCATGCCCGGGATGACCCACTGGGAAAGCCCCAACTTTATGGGCTATTTTCCTGCTAATAAAAGTTATCCATCTGTATTGGCCGAAATGCTGACGGCTACCCTTGGTGCACAGTGCATGAGCTGGCTCACCTCTCCCGCTGCTACGGAGCTTGAAGAGAAAGTAATGGAGTGGCTACGAGAACTTATCGGCTTGCCTGACTTTTTCACCGGTGTTATTGAAGGTACGGCCTCCACATCAACCCTTTGCGCGCTACTGATGGCCCGAGAACAGATTACCGATTTCGGCGTCAATCAATCGGGTTTTAGTGGCAATCAAGATTATACGATATACTGCTCATCAGAAACCCATTCATCCATTGAAAAAGACGTAAAAATTGCGGGCTTTGGTCGAAAAAATCTCCGAAAAATACCGGTAGACAAAGACTATGCTATGAAACCGGAAGCACTGGAAGAAACAATCCGCAATGACCTCGAAAACGGAAAAAAACCAACCGCAGTTGTAGCCACGATTGGTACAACAGGCTCTACCGCTATCGATCCATTAAAAAAGATTGGAAAACTCTGCTCCAAATACGAAATCTTTCTGCATGTTGATGCTGCCTACGCCGGAACAGCCCTTTTACTGCCCGAAAAACGCTGGATGAATGAGGGTATCGAATATGCAGATTCCTTTGTATTTAATCCCCATAAGTGGATGTTTACCAATTTTGACTGCTCAGCCTTTTATGTAGAGGATGAAGCCCTACTGGTACGAACATTCGAAATTATGCCTGAATACCTGAAGACGCCTGAAGATGAGCGCGTCAAAAACTATCGCGACTGGGGCATCACCTTGGGAAGACGATTTCGTGCCTTGAAACTATGGTTTGTTATGCGCAGCTTTGGAATTGACGGATTACAGAAAAAAATACGCGGGCATATCTCCCTGGCCAAAGATTTAACAGAAACAATCGAAGAGCATAAAGATTTTGAGCTGTTGGCCCCGGTGCCCTTGAATACGATCTGTTTTCGTTTTCATCCGAATCATATTGATGATGCAAAGAAACTTGATGAACTTAACAGTAAACTGCTTAACAATATTCAAAGAGACGGATCCCTCTTTTTAACACATACTAAGCTAGACGGAAAGTATACTATTCGTATTGTACTAGGGAATACTAACCTTGAAAAGAAACATGTTGAGCAGGCATGGAAAATTATCAAAGAAAAAGCTTTTGAACTAATTCACTAGTGATCTGTGTTCCGATCACCTATAGGAAGTATGAAAATAGCAATAGGCTCAAATTAAAAACTATTAAGGAGTGAAATATGGATTTATCAAACATTCAAGCATTAGTCACAGGTGGAAGCTCTGGCATCGGAAAAGCAACAGCAGAAGCCATTACTGAAGCTGGTGGCAATGTTGTTATAGCTGCTCGAAGTAAAGGGCGTTTAGAAGAAGCAGCCGAAGAGGTTGGGGCCACACCCCTGCAATGCGATGTAGGCGATGAACAGGGAGTGGTCAAGCTTGTTGAAAAGACCATCAAGGCGTTGGATGGCTACAATGTGCTTATCAACAATGCGGGCTACGGTACCTTTTCGAGGCTTGTTGATCTGTCAGCATCTGATTTTGCCGAACAGCTAAGAACCAACACCATTGGCGCAATGGTAGTAGCACGCGAATCTGCAAAATATTTTATTGAGCAGGATTATGGCAACATCATCAACGTATCATCAACCGCAGGCAAGAAAGGGTTTGAAGGGGGCACGGCCTATGTTGCCAGCAAATTTGCCTTGGGCGGTATGACAGAATGCTGGCGATCAGAGCTGCGTCCACATAACATTCGAGTGATGCAGATCAATCCCAGCGAAGTACAAACTGCTTTTCCCGAAAATGCCGGGCTGGAAGAACGAGACTTTAATGAAAGCAAACTCATTGCGGACGATATTGCTCAGACAATCTGCAGTATGCTGTCGCTACCCGATCGCGGCTTTATCCCCGAAACCAGTGTATGGGCAACGAATCCACAGTAAATTATGAATACACAAGATCTGCCGGATGTTACATCCGAAAACCTCCAGCAAAAGCCTATAGAATCAGCTGAAACAATCCCTTCGAGCTGGTATCATTCTGAAGCAATATTTGAATTCGAAAATGAGCATATCTTTTCAAACTACTGGCAACTCGGGATTCACCAGTCAGAGCTACCCAAAACCGGTGACATGCACACGCTGGAGGTGGCAGATAATCCCCTGCTGTTAGTTCGCGACAAAAAAGAGCAGATAAACGCCTTTTATAACGTATGCAAACATCGGGGTGGCCCCGTTGCAGTCAAAAAAGGAACTACCTCGGTATTACAGTGCCAATATCACGGCTGGACCTATCTTCTTGACGGCTCACTCCGGGGTGTTCCCCATTTTCGAAAAGTAGAGCTCTTCGACAAAAAAGATTTTGGGCTTGAACCGGTTACACTCGATCAGTGGCAAGGCTTGGTCTTTGTATCGCTAAATGATAAAATTAAGCCGATCTCACATTTTGTAGCCGGAATCGACAAACAGATCGCGCCCGTTAACCTTTCCGACTTCCAATTTGTAGAAACCCAATCATATACCATTGACTGCAACTGGAAAGTCTACGTCGATAACTTCTTGGAAGGATATCACATCCCCATTGTCCATCCCGAGCTAGCCCAACTACTCGACTATGGGAAATATAAAACAGATACCGAAGAGTGGTATTCTCTGCAACACAGTCCTTTCAAGGACAAAGATGATGACAATCTCTACCAAGCATCAGATGGACAAGCCTACTACTATTTCATCTTTCCCAATATTATGCTCAATATTCTTCCGGGGCGGCTACAGACAAATGTTATACAGCCCGTTAGCCCCACAAAAACAGAAGTCATATTCAATTTCTATTACCTCGAAAAGGATAACAAAAAAGTAATCAAAGACGATATCGAATACAGTCACAAAATACAGCTTGAAGACATCGAAATATGTGAACTCGTCCAAAAAGGCCTAAAATCCAAAGCTTATGATAAAGGACGGTTTTCCGTTCAACGAGAGAAGGGCGTTTACCATTTTCAATCATTAATTAAACAAGAGTTTGCATCTGTATTTTAAAAACCAATAATGCTCACCAAACAACATTAAATATTTTTTATATAGAGATTAACCCTGCTCAGGATAACACTTTTCACACGGGCACATCTCACGTAACGTTTCCCACTGGTACATACCATTATCGTGGCCGTCACTCCAAAATATCTTGATAGCATGGTTGCCAATCTGCTTAATATCTTTGATCTCAAAATACTGGGTAGGCTCAACAAAAAACAACTCCATCTCAAAAGTGTTCATATTTCCATGCCCACCCCTGCACATAACACACGGGCAATTTTTTCGCAGCCCAAATAATGCATACTCCGAATGGTGGCCGTCAGACCAGTCTATTTCTAAAATCTGCTCACTATTAGAAACTTCAATTCCTGTAGGTGTAATATCGCTATCCATAATCTTCTTTTATTATATTAAGTGCAAAGGTAAAGCGATACCACCATGGAATCCAATGATATTATCAATTTAATGAACGAACTTATACATCTGTTGGCTGTTTTAGGCTTGGGTTTTGTACTTTCTTTTGGGATGGGGTATCGTCGTATCTTAAAGTTTCGCCACCTCACTCAGCAACGAGTGGTTGCCGGGCTTGTAACTGCCCTGGCTGTTTTTATCCTCCTTTCTT includes:
- a CDS encoding gamma-butyrobetaine hydroxylase-like domain-containing protein; this translates as MDSDITPTGIEVSNSEQILEIDWSDGHHSEYALFGLRKNCPCVMCRGGHGNMNTFEMELFFVEPTQYFEIKDIKQIGNHAIKIFWSDGHDNGMYQWETLREMCPCEKCYPEQG
- a CDS encoding SDR family oxidoreductase; protein product: MDLSNIQALVTGGSSGIGKATAEAITEAGGNVVIAARSKGRLEEAAEEVGATPLQCDVGDEQGVVKLVEKTIKALDGYNVLINNAGYGTFSRLVDLSASDFAEQLRTNTIGAMVVARESAKYFIEQDYGNIINVSSTAGKKGFEGGTAYVASKFALGGMTECWRSELRPHNIRVMQINPSEVQTAFPENAGLEERDFNESKLIADDIAQTICSMLSLPDRGFIPETSVWATNPQ
- a CDS encoding pyridoxal phosphate-dependent decarboxylase family protein, encoding MDNNEFRKNAHELVDWMADYFEEVEEYPVKPDVEPGDILAQLPNSAPQAGESFEAMFADFKNIIMPGMTHWESPNFMGYFPANKSYPSVLAEMLTATLGAQCMSWLTSPAATELEEKVMEWLRELIGLPDFFTGVIEGTASTSTLCALLMAREQITDFGVNQSGFSGNQDYTIYCSSETHSSIEKDVKIAGFGRKNLRKIPVDKDYAMKPEALEETIRNDLENGKKPTAVVATIGTTGSTAIDPLKKIGKLCSKYEIFLHVDAAYAGTALLLPEKRWMNEGIEYADSFVFNPHKWMFTNFDCSAFYVEDEALLVRTFEIMPEYLKTPEDERVKNYRDWGITLGRRFRALKLWFVMRSFGIDGLQKKIRGHISLAKDLTETIEEHKDFELLAPVPLNTICFRFHPNHIDDAKKLDELNSKLLNNIQRDGSLFLTHTKLDGKYTIRIVLGNTNLEKKHVEQAWKIIKEKAFELIH
- a CDS encoding aromatic ring-hydroxylating oxygenase subunit alpha, which encodes MNTQDLPDVTSENLQQKPIESAETIPSSWYHSEAIFEFENEHIFSNYWQLGIHQSELPKTGDMHTLEVADNPLLLVRDKKEQINAFYNVCKHRGGPVAVKKGTTSVLQCQYHGWTYLLDGSLRGVPHFRKVELFDKKDFGLEPVTLDQWQGLVFVSLNDKIKPISHFVAGIDKQIAPVNLSDFQFVETQSYTIDCNWKVYVDNFLEGYHIPIVHPELAQLLDYGKYKTDTEEWYSLQHSPFKDKDDDNLYQASDGQAYYYFIFPNIMLNILPGRLQTNVIQPVSPTKTEVIFNFYYLEKDNKKVIKDDIEYSHKIQLEDIEICELVQKGLKSKAYDKGRFSVQREKGVYHFQSLIKQEFASVF